A window of Sulfurimonas gotlandica GD1 contains these coding sequences:
- a CDS encoding rhodanese-like domain-containing protein: MKKILLSLIILSVTLLASMTNEYPSQKILDSKIPIVDIRTPGEWKETGIIENSITIMFWDEKGGYDVNAFLTELNQKVDTKKPFALICRTGSRTSVVADFLAKKLNYDVINFLGGIVYLKALNLKTVPYEK; the protein is encoded by the coding sequence TTGAAAAAAATATTATTATCATTGATAATTTTAAGCGTTACACTACTTGCATCTATGACAAATGAATACCCGTCACAAAAAATTTTAGATTCTAAGATTCCTATAGTTGACATCAGAACACCTGGAGAATGGAAAGAAACCGGCATAATTGAAAATTCTATCACTATTATGTTTTGGGACGAAAAAGGAGGCTATGATGTCAATGCTTTTTTAACTGAGTTAAACCAAAAAGTAGATACTAAAAAACCATTTGCTTTGATTTGTAGAACAGGAAGCAGAACAAGTGTAGTTGCAGACTTTTTAGCTAAAAAACTAAACTATGATGTTATTAATTTTTTAGGTGGAATAGTCTATCTAAAAGCGTTAAATCTAAAAACGGTTCCATACGAAAAATAA
- a CDS encoding efflux RND transporter permease subunit, with protein sequence MNSFIKYFINNKRLNYMLLIFLAYMGFNAYISIPKEIFPNVELDMISVRGAYSGASATVMDKMAVRDIEEELSNINGIDKTETTITPGAFAIILTLNKSVNKVNILSRVKDSIALTRQYLPSDMNEPVARILDKSRSLIKLSLSSDKISKGELTAIAKEIKTKISRIKNISEILIRGDSKEEVSIRVDSQAVLAYKLKHASVLKAISDLSYIFPVGDIEERGSFIYISTANGKADVKEWEESILNVDGKYIKLGDIAKVEIEYPQTDTLASFNNKQTLTLVISKGELGDSIALSAQLRKYAKKLQKSYPEVTFNFYQDTSKPVEDRLNTVIANLMFGLILVFLSMYILINLRIALIVALGIPFSFIIGLLFIYHMGYSINIVSLLGALIVIGIVVDDAIVVSENIQRHIDDGMENMEAALLGVKEMMLPVTLATVSTVAAFLPMFMLNGEIALFLVLIPIVVIMILLGSLLESFVFLPLHAAEFLRKSNNFVNWKPFQELYGRTLSFFIEYKKTFLLLFIILIPIATVMTAKSMKFQFFPNFDGNNLYISGKLDINTPLEDTFEISKEIQAKMMEYSEEFSLKSISSTSGYRRSLSGETQRNNSVFFITMELYDREETSWINKYVSPVLNFSFDFNNPEKIRQKQTFELSPRARELVMPFKEKYNMVELGVMEDKPGLIRSDIQINLSGSNDAELQKAVKTLESEILKLKGIKNFSDNIRYGKMEYKIKINSYGESLGLNEASVARVLSSYFLEKKQSTTFNERGVMEIKTRDSAKDSTQTLLDFSIALGDGRYVKLTDIADITQLQDYEKIDKLNGSIVKTVYASVDKRIITPTEVLDSIQDTLNTIRDSGIEVNLLGEKEKKTQLKDDMKNALVLAVFLIFLTLLLIFSKIKYVLMVMSVIPLSILGALLGHKLLGINLSMPSIIGILGLAGVVINDGIIMLDFLHGTHRSEDFFTRAKLRLRPIVITSLTTFLGLFTLIFYSTGQAVILQPIAVSLGFGLVWGTFLNLLYLPTLYALVNDIKPISKKQDITSPIVQRL encoded by the coding sequence ATGAATAGCTTTATTAAGTATTTTATAAACAATAAACGCTTAAATTATATGCTACTAATTTTTTTAGCATATATGGGCTTTAACGCTTATATAAGCATTCCAAAAGAAATTTTCCCAAATGTAGAACTCGATATGATAAGTGTGCGCGGTGCTTACAGTGGTGCCAGTGCAACAGTTATGGATAAGATGGCAGTTCGTGATATTGAGGAAGAACTCAGTAATATCAATGGAATAGATAAGACAGAAACTACAATCACTCCAGGTGCTTTTGCTATCATATTAACACTAAATAAAAGTGTAAATAAAGTAAATATACTCTCTCGCGTAAAAGACTCTATAGCCCTTACACGGCAATATCTTCCCTCAGATATGAACGAGCCTGTTGCCAGGATTTTGGATAAGAGCAGGTCTCTTATTAAGCTCTCTCTCTCCTCAGATAAAATAAGCAAAGGTGAACTCACGGCTATTGCAAAAGAGATTAAAACAAAAATCTCAAGGATAAAAAATATTAGTGAGATACTTATTCGTGGAGACTCTAAAGAGGAAGTCTCTATCAGGGTTGATTCACAGGCTGTACTTGCTTATAAATTAAAACATGCCAGTGTTCTCAAAGCAATATCTGACTTGTCTTATATTTTTCCAGTCGGAGATATTGAAGAGAGAGGCAGTTTTATATATATATCAACAGCAAATGGTAAGGCTGATGTTAAAGAGTGGGAAGAGAGTATCTTAAATGTAGATGGAAAGTACATAAAATTGGGCGATATTGCAAAGGTGGAAATAGAATATCCACAAACTGATACTCTAGCATCTTTTAACAACAAGCAAACTCTAACATTAGTAATCTCAAAAGGTGAACTAGGAGACTCTATTGCACTCTCTGCACAACTAAGAAAGTATGCAAAAAAGCTTCAAAAAAGTTATCCGGAAGTTACGTTTAACTTCTATCAAGATACTTCAAAACCAGTTGAGGACAGACTAAATACGGTAATAGCTAACCTAATGTTTGGACTAATTTTAGTTTTCTTGTCTATGTATATTTTGATAAACCTTAGAATAGCTCTAATTGTTGCCTTAGGTATTCCATTTTCATTTATTATAGGATTACTTTTTATATATCATATGGGCTATTCTATAAATATTGTCTCACTTTTGGGTGCACTTATAGTTATCGGAATAGTAGTTGATGATGCCATAGTTGTAAGTGAAAATATTCAGCGTCACATTGATGATGGCATGGAGAATATGGAAGCAGCACTGCTTGGTGTGAAAGAGATGATGCTCCCAGTTACACTTGCAACAGTATCTACTGTTGCTGCATTTTTACCTATGTTTATGCTTAATGGAGAAATTGCTCTTTTCCTTGTGCTAATTCCAATTGTAGTTATTATGATTTTATTAGGTTCGCTTTTAGAGAGTTTTGTATTTTTACCGCTTCATGCAGCTGAATTTCTTAGAAAAAGTAATAATTTTGTAAACTGGAAACCATTTCAGGAATTATATGGCAGAACTCTTTCGTTTTTTATTGAGTATAAAAAGACATTTCTTCTGTTATTTATCATCTTGATTCCAATAGCTACTGTAATGACTGCTAAGTCGATGAAGTTTCAATTTTTTCCAAATTTTGATGGTAATAACCTCTATATATCTGGAAAACTTGACATAAACACTCCTCTTGAAGATACTTTTGAAATTTCAAAAGAGATACAGGCAAAAATGATGGAATACTCAGAGGAGTTTTCACTAAAGTCTATCTCATCAACAAGTGGATATAGAAGAAGTCTTTCAGGTGAAACACAGAGAAATAACAGTGTTTTCTTTATCACTATGGAGCTTTATGACAGAGAAGAGACGAGCTGGATAAATAAGTATGTAAGTCCAGTTTTAAACTTTAGTTTTGATTTTAATAATCCAGAGAAAATAAGACAAAAACAGACTTTTGAGTTATCCCCTAGAGCTAGAGAACTAGTAATGCCTTTTAAAGAGAAGTACAATATGGTAGAGCTAGGAGTTATGGAGGATAAACCTGGGCTTATCAGAAGCGATATACAGATAAATTTATCTGGAAGTAATGATGCAGAGCTTCAAAAAGCTGTAAAAACTTTAGAATCAGAAATCTTAAAGCTAAAAGGAATAAAAAACTTTAGTGATAATATTCGATATGGGAAGATGGAATATAAAATAAAGATAAACTCTTATGGAGAGAGTCTGGGTCTTAATGAAGCATCTGTAGCTAGAGTTCTCAGCTCATACTTTTTAGAGAAAAAACAATCAACTACATTCAATGAACGCGGTGTAATGGAGATTAAAACAAGAGATAGTGCAAAAGATAGTACCCAAACTCTTTTAGATTTCAGCATAGCTCTTGGTGATGGACGATATGTTAAATTGACTGATATAGCTGATATTACACAGCTGCAAGATTATGAAAAGATTGATAAATTAAATGGAAGTATAGTTAAAACTGTTTATGCAAGCGTTGATAAGAGAATAATTACACCAACGGAGGTTTTAGATTCTATTCAAGATACACTTAATACCATAAGAGATTCAGGAATAGAAGTTAACCTTCTAGGAGAAAAAGAAAAGAAAACACAGCTTAAAGATGATATGAAAAATGCTTTGGTATTAGCGGTCTTTTTAATATTTTTAACACTTTTACTAATATTTTCAAAAATAAAATACGTTTTAATGGTTATGAGTGTAATACCTCTTTCTATTTTAGGTGCACTACTTGGACATAAACTCTTAGGAATAAACCTTAGTATGCCTTCAATCATAGGAATATTAGGACTTGCCGGAGTTGTTATAAACGATGGCATCATTATGTTGGATTTCTTGCATGGTACGCATAGGTCAGAGGATTTTTTTACAAGAGCTAAGCTTAGACTTCGCCCAATTGTAATAACGTCTTTAACAACATTCTTGGGACTATTTACTCTTATATTTTATTCTACTGGACAAGCAGTAATTTTACAGCCGATAGCTGTGTCTTTAGGTTTTGGATTGGTGTGGGGGACATTTTTAAATCTTCTGTATCTACCAACTCTCTACGCATTGGTAAATGATATTAAACCTATTTCAAAAAAGCAAGATATAACAAGCCCCATAGTCCAAAGACTATAA